One segment of Candidatus Margulisiibacteriota bacterium DNA contains the following:
- a CDS encoding acetylglutamate kinase (catalyzes the phosphorylation of N-acetyl-L-glutamate to form N-acetyl-L-glutamate 5-phosphate): ISEVNTYRADKMIKAGSLSGGMIPKVKSCLYAVRKGVHTAHIIDGRIRHALLLELFTDHGIGTMVKK; encoded by the coding sequence TGATCTCCGAAGTCAATACATATCGGGCCGACAAGATGATCAAAGCCGGTTCACTCTCCGGCGGCATGATCCCCAAAGTTAAATCGTGCCTCTACGCGGTCCGTAAAGGGGTCCACACCGCTCACATTATAGATGGCCGGATTCGCCACGCCCTGCTCCTGGAGCTCTTTACCGACCACGGTATTGGAACGATGGTTAAAAAATAA